A window of the Acidobacteriota bacterium genome harbors these coding sequences:
- a CDS encoding sigma-70 family RNA polymerase sigma factor, producing the protein MWIPWLLKEKSLDDFVDHDGETRLSQLMEDPGTARPEDNVYKKELVQLTRQALEELPERERLILLKRFGVMGNDEMTLEEIGKILGLSRERVRQLEKEAKLKLRERLGSLRQQLNFSLT; encoded by the coding sequence ATGTGGATTCCATGGCTCCTGAAAGAAAAGTCTCTTGACGACTTCGTCGACCACGACGGGGAAACCCGGCTCTCCCAGCTCATGGAAGATCCCGGGACGGCTCGTCCTGAAGACAACGTCTACAAGAAAGAGCTGGTCCAGCTCACGCGCCAGGCTCTCGAGGAGCTTCCCGAAAGGGAGCGGCTGATCCTCCTCAAGCGCTTCGGTGTGATGGGCAACGACGAAATGACCCTCGAGGAAATCGGCAAGATCCTCGGTCTGTCCCGCGAACGTGTGCGGCAACTCGAAAAGGAAGCCAAGTTGAAGCTGCGCGAGCGATTGGGCTCCTTGCGCCAGCAGTTGAACTTCTCTCTGACCTGA
- the gcvPB gene encoding aminomethyl-transferring glycine dehydrogenase subunit GcvPB, with amino-acid sequence MKPCRPPRPEPLIFEVSRPGRVGYSLPRTEAPPAPQDIEPELLLEGKPALPEVSEVEVLRHFTRLSHLNYSIDDGMLPLGSCTMKYNPRVNEKIARLPGLSMVHPFQVESSCQGALELMARLEERLVEITGMDAFTLQPAAGAHGELTGMLMIRQCLLDRGDRRSVVLIPDSAHGTNPASCVFSGFTPEPIASGADGRVDMEAFRRRVVRGDVAALMLTNPNTLGIFESNIAEICRLIHEHGGFVYGDGANLNAMLGLTRPGDQGIDVIHLNLHKTFTTPHGGGGPGSGPVGVRGELVEYLPVPRVLRRDDRWTLAYDAPRSIGRVSAYYGNFGMLLRALAYIQEMGASGLRQVGEDAILNANYLRSALEEFFDLPYATPSMHEVVLSDRTLEAETGVTTLDVAKRLMDYGFHPPTVYFPLVVQGALMIEPTETESREELDAFVDALRAIHREAHEEPETVKSAPWHTPVRRLDEVQANRRPRVRWLPGEE; translated from the coding sequence GTGAAGCCCTGTCGCCCCCCACGGCCCGAACCGCTGATCTTCGAGGTCTCCCGTCCGGGGAGGGTCGGTTATTCGCTGCCCCGGACCGAGGCCCCCCCCGCCCCCCAGGATATCGAACCGGAACTGCTGCTGGAGGGCAAGCCGGCGCTGCCGGAGGTCAGCGAGGTGGAAGTGCTGCGTCACTTCACCCGCCTGTCCCATCTCAACTACTCCATCGATGACGGCATGCTCCCCCTCGGTTCGTGCACGATGAAATACAACCCGAGGGTCAACGAGAAGATCGCACGGCTTCCGGGGCTGTCGATGGTCCACCCTTTCCAGGTCGAGTCCTCCTGCCAGGGCGCGCTCGAGTTGATGGCGCGGCTCGAGGAGCGGCTGGTGGAAATCACCGGGATGGACGCCTTCACCCTGCAGCCTGCAGCCGGTGCCCACGGGGAACTGACCGGCATGCTGATGATCCGCCAGTGCCTGCTCGACCGCGGTGACCGGCGGAGCGTCGTGCTGATCCCCGACTCGGCTCATGGTACCAATCCCGCCAGTTGCGTGTTCAGCGGCTTCACCCCTGAACCCATCGCCTCGGGAGCGGACGGCCGGGTGGACATGGAGGCCTTCCGCCGGAGGGTCGTCCGTGGTGACGTCGCGGCACTGATGCTGACCAACCCCAACACCCTGGGCATCTTCGAAAGCAACATCGCCGAGATCTGTCGCCTGATCCACGAGCACGGTGGCTTCGTCTACGGTGACGGCGCCAACCTCAACGCCATGCTGGGGCTGACGCGTCCGGGAGACCAGGGGATCGACGTGATCCACCTCAACCTGCACAAGACCTTCACCACTCCGCATGGTGGCGGCGGTCCCGGCAGCGGACCGGTCGGGGTACGGGGCGAGTTGGTCGAGTATCTTCCCGTTCCCCGGGTGTTGCGCCGGGACGATCGCTGGACGCTGGCCTACGACGCTCCCCGGAGCATCGGCCGGGTATCGGCCTATTACGGCAACTTCGGCATGCTGCTGCGGGCATTGGCCTACATCCAGGAAATGGGGGCGTCGGGCCTCCGGCAGGTGGGTGAGGATGCCATCCTCAACGCCAACTACCTGCGCTCGGCTCTCGAGGAGTTTTTCGATCTGCCCTATGCGACCCCTTCGATGCACGAGGTCGTTCTCTCGGATCGTACGCTCGAGGCCGAGACGGGTGTCACGACCCTCGACGTGGCCAAGCGGCTGATGGACTACGGCTTTCATCCGCCAACGGTCTATTTCCCCCTGGTCGTGCAGGGGGCGCTGATGATCGAGCCGACGGAGACCGAGAGTCGGGAAGAGCTCGATGCGTTCGTCGATGCCTTGAGGGCGATTCATCGCGAGGCCCATGAAGAGCCCGAGACCGTCAAGTCGGCCCCCTGGCACACGCCTGTCAGGCGGCTCGACGAGGTGCAGGCCAACCGGCGGCCGCGGGTGCGCTGGCTGCCCGGAGAGGAGTGA
- a CDS encoding Maf family protein, producing the protein MTSPVPPKIVLASASPRRRELLASVGLDFEVLPVDVDETPDPSLPPAENVLRLARRKAIVAHGQRPHCLVLGADTLVFAGEDALGKPRDAAAAEAMLTRLSARWHQVCTGVALVRPEGEVLEEASTTRVRFARLDPREIRRYAASREPLDKAGAYALQGAGAWFVERLEGSASNVIGLPLEVVRRLLRRAGAPLPTLGAPAGGDG; encoded by the coding sequence ATGACTTCGCCGGTCCCACCGAAGATCGTCCTGGCTTCCGCCTCCCCACGCCGCAGGGAGCTGCTCGCCTCCGTCGGCCTGGATTTCGAGGTCCTGCCCGTGGATGTGGACGAAACCCCCGACCCCTCCCTGCCCCCAGCGGAAAACGTCCTCCGGCTCGCACGCCGCAAGGCCATCGTGGCCCACGGCCAGCGCCCCCACTGCCTGGTCCTGGGGGCCGATACCCTCGTCTTCGCAGGTGAAGACGCGCTGGGCAAACCCCGCGATGCGGCGGCGGCCGAGGCCATGCTGACCCGCCTCTCCGCCAGGTGGCACCAGGTCTGCACGGGAGTCGCCCTCGTTCGGCCCGAGGGCGAGGTGCTCGAGGAGGCCTCCACCACGCGGGTCCGCTTCGCCCGGCTCGATCCCCGGGAGATCCGGCGCTACGCCGCGAGCCGCGAACCCCTGGACAAGGCCGGCGCCTACGCGCTGCAAGGCGCCGGAGCGTGGTTCGTCGAACGCCTGGAAGGCTCGGCGAGCAATGTCATCGGCCTGCCCCTGGAGGTGGTGCGACGCCTGCTGCGCCGAGCCGGGGCCCCCCTGCCCACACTCGGCGCCCCGGCGGGGGGTGACGGCTGA
- a CDS encoding multiheme c-type cytochrome has protein sequence MLQSSSECPPIARPPKGGGGGLRLLGGMVLLLLLAAGAAPAVAAEREPDLVIFFSGGTEGYIDQCGCSRFPMGGLGRRGGYIRSVRRRWPGAAAVLLDGGNFFDQPGLIGDVKTRGLVRGMNYLGYRLAAVGERDLVGGFEHFQETTGDARFPIICANLVREDTRIPLLPPATLVVAGELKIGVVGLMRHNPALRLDLAGGGHAITVPALPALENALMALRDQSDLIVLLATMPLEDVRLLVRRVSEVELVLGAFGSRATSRAVIEGRARILYVGDQGKNLGQVNVYRGSSGSLSLEPRLVQINEKIPPDPHLEQLVVEVLADAQDAERATLTAMDPSGEGGTGAYLGAGACAACHSAIVEDWSSSAHALALESLKREPNGMRPACIACHVTGYGQVGGWVDQRTTPHLAGVGCEACHGPGASHVAHPKRPYGRISLPTCTSCHTVELDPDFNYYGDLPLVSH, from the coding sequence TTGCTGCAGAGTTCTTCGGAGTGTCCGCCCATCGCCCGGCCGCCGAAGGGTGGCGGTGGTGGCCTGCGGCTCCTGGGCGGCATGGTGCTGTTGCTGTTGCTGGCGGCGGGTGCGGCGCCGGCAGTCGCCGCGGAACGGGAACCCGATCTCGTGATCTTCTTCAGCGGCGGGACCGAGGGGTACATCGATCAGTGTGGCTGCTCGCGCTTCCCCATGGGGGGCCTGGGTCGACGGGGCGGCTATATCCGGAGTGTTCGACGTCGTTGGCCCGGTGCCGCGGCTGTCCTGCTCGACGGTGGGAACTTCTTCGACCAGCCGGGCCTGATCGGCGATGTGAAGACCCGGGGCCTGGTGCGCGGCATGAACTACCTCGGTTACCGGTTGGCGGCGGTGGGGGAGAGAGACCTGGTGGGGGGCTTCGAGCACTTCCAGGAGACTACGGGAGACGCCCGATTCCCGATCATCTGCGCCAACCTGGTGCGGGAAGATACCCGGATCCCGCTCCTCCCTCCTGCCACGCTGGTCGTGGCGGGAGAGCTGAAAATCGGCGTGGTCGGCCTGATGCGCCACAACCCGGCGCTGAGGCTGGATCTGGCGGGGGGAGGGCACGCGATCACCGTTCCGGCGCTGCCGGCCCTCGAAAATGCCCTGATGGCCCTGCGGGACCAGAGCGACCTGATCGTCCTGCTGGCCACCATGCCCCTCGAGGACGTCCGGCTGCTGGTGCGTCGGGTGAGCGAGGTCGAGTTGGTGCTGGGGGCTTTCGGCTCCCGGGCCACGTCCCGGGCCGTTATCGAAGGTCGGGCGCGGATTCTCTACGTGGGAGACCAGGGGAAGAACCTGGGGCAGGTGAATGTCTACCGGGGATCCTCCGGGTCGCTCTCGCTCGAGCCGCGCCTGGTCCAGATCAACGAGAAAATCCCTCCAGACCCGCACCTCGAGCAGCTGGTCGTGGAGGTTCTCGCCGACGCTCAGGACGCCGAGCGGGCGACGCTCACAGCGATGGATCCCAGCGGTGAGGGGGGCACCGGAGCCTATCTCGGGGCCGGCGCTTGCGCCGCCTGCCACAGCGCCATCGTCGAGGACTGGTCGTCTTCGGCTCATGCCCTGGCCCTCGAAAGCCTCAAGCGGGAGCCGAACGGGATGCGTCCGGCCTGCATCGCCTGCCACGTCACCGGTTACGGCCAGGTCGGGGGCTGGGTCGACCAGCGCACCACGCCCCATCTGGCGGGAGTCGGGTGTGAGGCCTGCCACGGTCCGGGGGCCAGCCATGTGGCCCACCCCAAGCGGCCCTACGGTCGGATTTCCCTGCCGACCTGTACCAGTTGCCACACCGTCGAACTGGACCCGGATTTCAACTACTACGGCGACCTTCCCCTCGTCTCTCATTGA